A single genomic interval of Nonomuraea rubra harbors:
- a CDS encoding glycoside hydrolase family 2 protein has product MTKQSRSLDSGWTLRLAGGAAPAEVAGLRDEAVPAQVPGCVHADLLAAGLIPDPYRDLNELDVAWAGRADWRYDTALAAAPPGFERTDLVFDGLDTVARVLLDGQELGRTRNMHRSYRFDVTGRVRDGSALSVLFTSAYTEAESLRERLGARPNEYPEPFNYIRKMAASFGWDWGPTLVTAGIWRPVRLESWSTARLASVRPLVTVTGADGRIEAHVELERTASGAGRELTLTIEAAGHTAVQNVSSGSAVIVLEVPGAELWWPRGYGDQPLYDCVVTLSDAGRVLDRWERRVGFRTVELDRSPDEHGTAFTLSVNGQPIFARGVNWIPDDALPARVTPERYRRRLVQAAEAGVDLVRVWGGGIYEDRAFYDACDELGLMVWQDFLFACAAYPEEQPLRGEIEAEARENVTRLSPHASLVLWNGNNENLWGFRDWGWEPRLAGDSWGEGYYLGLLPRVVAELDPTRPYQAGSPWSGSWDHHPNDPAHGPSHFWEAWNRRDYGDYLGHVPRFAAEFGWQAPPAHATLREWLGDDPLASTSPGMLHHQKAEDGNGKLDRGLAHHFTVPGDFDQWHYLTQVNQARAIATGVAHWRSHWPVCGGTVVWQLNDCWPVTSWAAIDGAERLKPLYHELRRLYADRLLTFQSRDGARVLAADNQSPEPWQGTAVVRRLRADGTGLAEEHVPFTVPPRSVGLLPLTAEVAEIKDAAGELLVADAGGLRDVVLGGPDKEFGYPPAELDLRLDVSGGTLMVVITARAFVRDLLLQADRLGPAATADRGLVTLLPGESVTITVSGLPAADAARLDAAGVRSALFCVNAAEGASRP; this is encoded by the coding sequence TTGACGAAGCAGAGTAGGTCGTTGGACTCGGGATGGACGCTCCGGCTGGCGGGCGGCGCGGCCCCCGCCGAGGTCGCCGGGCTCCGCGACGAGGCCGTGCCCGCCCAGGTGCCCGGCTGCGTGCACGCGGACCTCCTGGCGGCCGGGCTGATCCCCGACCCGTACCGTGATCTCAACGAGCTCGACGTGGCGTGGGCCGGCCGGGCCGACTGGCGTTATGACACCGCGCTGGCCGCGGCCCCGCCCGGCTTCGAGCGTACGGACCTGGTCTTCGACGGGCTCGACACCGTCGCCAGGGTGCTGCTGGACGGGCAGGAGCTGGGCCGGACCCGCAACATGCACCGCTCCTACCGGTTCGACGTGACCGGGCGCGTGCGCGACGGCTCGGCGCTGTCGGTGCTGTTCACCTCGGCCTACACCGAGGCCGAGTCGCTGCGCGAGCGCCTTGGCGCGCGGCCGAACGAGTACCCCGAGCCGTTCAACTACATCAGGAAGATGGCGGCGAGCTTCGGCTGGGACTGGGGGCCCACCCTCGTCACCGCCGGCATCTGGCGTCCGGTGCGGCTGGAGAGCTGGAGCACCGCCCGGCTGGCCTCGGTCAGGCCGCTGGTCACCGTCACCGGCGCGGACGGCAGGATCGAGGCGCACGTCGAGCTGGAACGCACCGCCTCCGGCGCGGGCCGCGAGCTGACGCTCACCATCGAGGCCGCCGGGCACACCGCCGTCCAGAACGTCTCCTCCGGCAGCGCGGTGATCGTGCTGGAGGTGCCGGGGGCCGAGCTGTGGTGGCCGCGCGGGTACGGCGACCAGCCCCTGTACGACTGCGTCGTCACCCTGTCCGACGCCGGCCGGGTCCTGGACCGGTGGGAGCGGCGCGTCGGGTTCCGCACGGTGGAGCTGGACCGCTCGCCCGACGAGCACGGCACCGCCTTCACCCTGAGCGTCAACGGGCAGCCGATCTTCGCCCGCGGCGTCAACTGGATCCCCGACGACGCCCTGCCCGCCCGCGTCACCCCCGAGCGCTACCGCCGCCGGCTGGTCCAGGCCGCCGAGGCCGGCGTGGACCTGGTCCGCGTCTGGGGCGGCGGCATCTACGAGGACCGCGCCTTCTACGACGCCTGCGACGAGCTCGGCCTGATGGTCTGGCAGGACTTCCTGTTCGCCTGCGCCGCCTACCCCGAGGAGCAGCCGCTGCGCGGCGAGATCGAGGCCGAGGCCCGCGAGAACGTCACCCGGCTCAGCCCGCACGCCAGCCTGGTGCTCTGGAACGGCAACAACGAGAACCTGTGGGGCTTTCGCGACTGGGGCTGGGAGCCCAGGCTGGCCGGCGACAGCTGGGGCGAGGGCTACTACCTCGGGCTGCTGCCGCGCGTGGTGGCCGAGCTGGACCCGACCCGCCCGTACCAGGCGGGCAGCCCCTGGTCGGGCTCGTGGGACCACCACCCCAACGACCCCGCGCACGGGCCCTCCCACTTCTGGGAGGCGTGGAACCGCCGCGACTACGGCGACTACCTCGGCCACGTGCCGCGCTTCGCCGCCGAGTTCGGCTGGCAGGCGCCGCCCGCCCACGCCACCCTGCGCGAATGGCTGGGCGACGACCCGCTGGCCTCCACCTCGCCCGGCATGCTGCACCACCAGAAGGCCGAGGACGGCAACGGCAAGCTCGACCGGGGCCTGGCCCACCACTTCACCGTCCCCGGCGACTTCGACCAGTGGCACTACCTCACCCAGGTCAACCAGGCCCGCGCCATCGCGACCGGCGTGGCCCACTGGCGCTCCCACTGGCCTGTCTGCGGCGGAACCGTCGTCTGGCAGCTCAACGACTGCTGGCCGGTGACCTCGTGGGCGGCGATCGACGGGGCCGAGCGGCTCAAGCCGCTCTACCACGAGCTGCGCCGCCTGTACGCCGACCGGCTGCTGACCTTCCAGAGCAGGGACGGCGCCCGCGTGCTGGCCGCCGACAACCAGTCGCCCGAGCCCTGGCAGGGCACCGCCGTCGTCCGCAGGCTGCGCGCCGACGGGACGGGCCTGGCCGAGGAGCACGTGCCGTTCACCGTGCCGCCGCGCTCGGTCGGGCTGCTGCCGCTGACGGCCGAGGTCGCCGAGATCAAGGACGCCGCGGGCGAGCTGCTCGTGGCCGACGCGGGCGGCCTGCGCGACGTCGTGCTCGGCGGGCCCGACAAGGAGTTCGGCTACCCGCCCGCCGAGCTCGACCTGCGCCTGGACGTCTCCGGCGGTACGCTCATGGTTGTGATCACCGCCCGCGCCTTCGTCCGCGATCTGCTGCTGCAGGCCGACCGGCTCGGCCCCGCGGCGACCGCCGACCGCGGGCTGGTCACGCTGCTGCCCGGCGAGAGCGTCACGATCACGGTGAGCGGCCTGCCCGCCGCCGACGCCGCGCGCCTCGACGCGGCCGGCGTACGGTCGGCGCTGTTCTGTGTCAACGCGGCGGAAGGAGCCTCCCGGCCATGA
- a CDS encoding LacI family DNA-binding transcriptional regulator gives MRAAARPGGKVTIAEVAARAGVSKGSVSLAMNDKPGVSAATREKVFKAARELGWLPNQAARSLSSASTQVSNVGLVIARPARMLGLEPFYMEFVSGIESVLVERSYSLLLRLVHDVGEEIGVLDGWGRSKQISGSIMVDFTLDDPRVAPIAALGLPVIAVGHPDLTGGLPSVWTDDGAAVTEAVRYLAALGHRRLARVGGPATLGHSMIRSEAFAKAVADLNLEPGRILPTDFSGEQGARATRALLASAQRPTAILYDNDIMAVAGLSVATEMGVSVPAELSLLAWDDSQLCRLTHPPLSAMSHDVFAFGAEVTRRLMDLIDSGHAEVGAVPTPVLVPRGTTARAR, from the coding sequence ATGAGAGCTGCCGCCCGCCCGGGCGGGAAGGTGACGATCGCCGAGGTCGCCGCGCGCGCCGGGGTGTCCAAGGGCTCCGTGTCGCTGGCGATGAACGACAAGCCGGGCGTGTCCGCGGCCACGCGGGAGAAGGTGTTCAAGGCCGCCCGCGAGCTGGGCTGGCTGCCCAACCAGGCCGCCCGCTCCCTGTCGTCGGCCTCGACGCAGGTCAGCAACGTGGGGCTGGTCATCGCCAGGCCGGCCCGCATGCTGGGGCTGGAGCCGTTCTACATGGAGTTCGTCTCCGGCATCGAGAGCGTGCTGGTCGAGCGGTCGTACTCGCTGCTGCTGCGGCTGGTGCACGACGTCGGCGAGGAGATCGGCGTCCTGGACGGCTGGGGCCGCAGCAAGCAGATCAGCGGCTCGATCATGGTCGACTTCACCCTCGACGACCCCCGCGTCGCGCCGATCGCGGCGCTGGGCCTGCCGGTGATCGCCGTCGGGCATCCCGACCTGACCGGCGGGCTGCCGTCGGTCTGGACCGACGACGGCGCGGCGGTCACCGAGGCGGTGCGTTACCTGGCGGCGCTCGGGCACCGGCGGCTCGCGCGGGTGGGCGGCCCCGCCACGCTCGGCCACAGCATGATCAGGAGCGAGGCGTTCGCCAAGGCGGTCGCCGACCTCAACCTGGAGCCCGGCCGGATCCTGCCCACCGACTTCTCCGGCGAGCAGGGCGCCCGCGCCACGCGGGCGCTGCTCGCCTCCGCCCAGCGGCCCACGGCCATCCTGTACGACAACGACATCATGGCCGTGGCCGGCCTGTCGGTGGCCACGGAGATGGGCGTGTCCGTGCCCGCCGAGCTGTCCCTGCTGGCCTGGGACGACTCCCAGCTCTGCCGGCTCACCCACCCGCCGCTGTCGGCCATGAGCCACGACGTCTTCGCCTTCGGGGCGGAGGTCACGCGCCGGCTCATGGACCTCATCGACAGCGGTCACGCCGAGGTGGGCGCGGTGCCGACGCCCGTGCTCGTCCCGCGCGGCACCACCGCCAGGGCCCGCTGA
- a CDS encoding ABC transporter substrate-binding protein — translation MRRLALTGLALAVTAALAAACGGSGKSTAPATAASDPSKVSGEITVLTNRTDLVNDGTMKKYADDFAKVYPGVQVKFEAITDYEGEVKIRMNTENYGDVLLIPNVIAKGDYPKFFAPLGSAAELSKKYKFTQSGTVNDQVYGIVSFASANGFVYNKDLWAKAGVTEWPKTPEEFLAALKAVKDKTGATPLYTNYKDGWPLSNWTNGNGSVTCDTKAETAMTTGDPWAPGKDLNVIDSLLFNAVHQQLTEKDPTTTNWEDSKKFIATGKIGAMWLGSWAIPQMQAAATTAGQSADSIAFMPFPSQAGGSFCSVLNPDYQYAVNSHSQNKAAARAWLDWFVDKSGFSATNQGVSPVTSDPLPSALKPYSDAGVKLIELETDQRILVDNIDKESEVGIKSPDYRQKLIDVARGAAKGDLNSVLADLSARWKAGQQSAA, via the coding sequence ATGCGCAGACTTGCGCTGACCGGTCTGGCCCTCGCGGTGACCGCGGCGCTGGCCGCCGCCTGCGGCGGCAGCGGAAAGAGCACGGCGCCCGCCACGGCGGCGAGCGACCCGTCGAAGGTCTCCGGCGAGATCACCGTACTGACCAACCGCACCGACCTGGTGAACGACGGCACGATGAAGAAGTACGCCGACGACTTCGCCAAGGTCTACCCCGGCGTCCAGGTCAAGTTCGAGGCGATCACCGACTACGAGGGCGAAGTCAAGATCCGCATGAACACCGAGAACTACGGTGACGTGCTGCTGATCCCGAACGTGATCGCCAAGGGCGACTACCCCAAGTTCTTCGCCCCCCTCGGCTCGGCCGCCGAGCTGTCGAAGAAGTACAAGTTCACCCAGTCCGGCACTGTGAATGACCAGGTGTACGGCATCGTCTCCTTCGCCTCGGCCAACGGCTTCGTCTACAACAAGGACCTGTGGGCCAAGGCCGGCGTCACCGAGTGGCCCAAGACGCCGGAGGAGTTCCTCGCCGCGCTGAAGGCCGTCAAGGACAAGACCGGCGCCACCCCGCTCTACACCAACTACAAGGACGGCTGGCCGCTCAGCAACTGGACCAACGGCAACGGCTCGGTCACCTGCGACACCAAGGCCGAGACGGCGATGACCACCGGGGACCCGTGGGCCCCGGGCAAGGACCTCAACGTCATCGACTCCCTGCTGTTCAACGCCGTGCACCAGCAGCTCACCGAGAAGGACCCGACCACCACCAACTGGGAGGACTCCAAGAAGTTCATCGCCACCGGCAAGATCGGCGCCATGTGGCTCGGCTCCTGGGCGATCCCGCAGATGCAGGCCGCCGCCACCACGGCCGGCCAGAGCGCGGACTCCATCGCCTTCATGCCCTTCCCCTCCCAGGCCGGCGGCTCGTTCTGCTCGGTGCTCAACCCCGACTACCAGTACGCCGTCAACAGCCACTCCCAGAACAAGGCTGCGGCGCGGGCCTGGCTCGACTGGTTCGTCGACAAGTCCGGCTTCTCCGCCACCAACCAGGGCGTCTCACCCGTCACGTCCGACCCGCTGCCCTCGGCGCTGAAGCCGTACAGCGACGCCGGCGTCAAGCTCATCGAGCTGGAGACCGACCAGCGCATCCTGGTCGACAACATCGACAAGGAATCAGAGGTCGGGATCAAGTCGCCCGACTACCGGCAGAAGCTCATCGACGTCGCCCGCGGGGCCGCCAAGGGCGACCTGAACAGCGTGCTCGCCGACCTGTCCGCCCGATGGAAGGCCGGCCAGCAGTCCGCCGCCTGA
- a CDS encoding carbohydrate ABC transporter permease, translating to MTPISSSLRRGPAGGTRLQDAARHSRQRPRRRWRQGLTPWLFLLVPLALLITFSYVPIINMIVYSFTDWDGVSPDYTFTGLENYVEIFTRPELFRVFVASAYYLGAAVLQIVLALYFATVLSFNTRFRNLFKGILFFPYLINGVAIGFVFLYFFQEGGTFDTVLRLFGVGGEHLWLGDPDLVNYSLAGVSVWRYMGLNFVLFLGAIQSIAPELYEAAELDGANRWQQFRFIIVPSLRPLIGLTAILAISGCLSVFEIPYIMTGGAGASETFVIQTIKLAFRFDKTGLASAAAVVLLVIILLVTWLQRRIVPEERVTS from the coding sequence ATGACACCCATCTCGTCATCCCTGAGGCGCGGCCCCGCGGGAGGCACGCGACTGCAGGACGCGGCGCGGCACTCCAGGCAGCGGCCGCGCCGCCGCTGGAGGCAGGGCCTGACCCCGTGGCTGTTCCTGCTCGTGCCGCTGGCCCTGCTCATCACCTTCTCGTACGTGCCGATCATCAACATGATCGTGTACAGCTTCACCGACTGGGACGGCGTCAGCCCCGACTACACGTTCACCGGTCTCGAGAACTACGTCGAGATCTTCACCCGTCCCGAGCTGTTCAGGGTCTTCGTCGCCAGCGCCTACTACCTCGGCGCCGCCGTCCTGCAGATCGTGCTCGCGCTGTACTTCGCCACCGTCCTCAGCTTCAACACCCGCTTCCGCAACCTGTTCAAGGGCATCCTGTTCTTCCCCTACCTGATCAACGGGGTGGCCATCGGCTTCGTCTTCCTCTACTTCTTCCAGGAGGGCGGCACGTTCGACACCGTGCTGAGGCTCTTCGGCGTCGGCGGCGAGCACCTGTGGCTCGGCGACCCCGACCTGGTCAACTACTCGCTGGCCGGGGTCTCGGTGTGGCGCTACATGGGGCTCAACTTCGTGCTCTTCCTCGGCGCCATCCAGTCGATCGCGCCGGAGCTGTACGAGGCCGCCGAGCTCGACGGGGCCAACCGGTGGCAGCAGTTCCGCTTCATCATCGTGCCCAGCCTGCGCCCCCTCATCGGGCTGACCGCGATCCTGGCGATCTCCGGCTGCCTGTCGGTCTTCGAGATCCCGTACATCATGACCGGCGGCGCCGGCGCGAGCGAGACCTTCGTCATCCAGACCATCAAGCTCGCCTTCCGCTTCGACAAGACCGGCCTGGCCTCGGCCGCCGCCGTCGTGCTCCTCGTCATCATCCTGCTGGTGACGTGGCTGCAGCGGCGGATCGTCCCTGAAGAAAGGGTGACCTCGTGA
- a CDS encoding carbohydrate ABC transporter permease, giving the protein MTTAVRARVASTLKYLSLIVASLVVLLPLGVVLLTSLKTSDELAAGSGPLTPPGDWFNLANYVTAFEKGRMAEAALNTFVILVVSITGTVFIGSAAAYAIDRFHFRLKKLIVGLFLFATLVPSITTQVTTFQVIDQLGLFNTRLAPIALYLGTDIVAIYIFLQFIRSIPISVDEAARLDGASSFAIYRKIILPLLKPAIATVVIVKGIAVYNDFYIPFLYMPDQGLGTISTSLFRFKGPFGAHWENISAGAILVIVPTLAVFLLLQRFIYNGLTQGAAK; this is encoded by the coding sequence GTGACGACCGCCGTCCGCGCCCGGGTGGCGAGCACCCTGAAGTACCTGTCCCTGATCGTGGCCAGTCTGGTCGTCCTGCTGCCGCTCGGCGTGGTGCTGCTCACCTCGCTGAAGACGTCCGACGAGCTCGCCGCCGGCAGCGGCCCGCTGACGCCGCCCGGCGACTGGTTCAACCTGGCCAACTACGTCACGGCCTTCGAGAAGGGACGGATGGCGGAGGCGGCGCTCAACACCTTCGTCATCCTGGTGGTGTCGATCACCGGCACGGTCTTCATCGGCTCGGCCGCCGCCTACGCGATCGACCGATTCCACTTCCGGCTGAAGAAGCTCATCGTCGGCCTGTTCCTGTTCGCGACGCTCGTCCCCAGCATCACCACCCAGGTCACGACATTTCAGGTCATCGACCAGCTTGGCCTCTTCAACACCCGCCTGGCCCCGATCGCGCTGTACCTCGGCACGGACATCGTCGCGATCTACATCTTCCTGCAGTTCATCCGGAGCATCCCGATCTCGGTGGACGAGGCCGCCCGCCTGGACGGCGCCTCCTCGTTCGCGATCTACCGGAAGATCATCCTGCCGCTGCTCAAGCCTGCCATCGCGACCGTCGTCATCGTCAAGGGGATCGCGGTCTACAACGACTTCTACATCCCCTTCCTGTACATGCCGGACCAGGGGCTCGGCACCATCTCGACGTCGCTGTTCCGCTTCAAGGGGCCGTTCGGGGCGCACTGGGAGAACATCTCGGCGGGGGCGATCCTGGTGATCGTCCCGACGCTGGCCGTGTTCCTGCTGCTCCAGCGCTTCATCTACAACGGGCTGACCCAGGGCGCGGCCAAGTGA
- the manA gene encoding mannose-6-phosphate isomerase, class I, whose amino-acid sequence MTAPPPPLVTIGAGPASRGGALPLVTAIRPYAWGSPAAFPELFGTPATGEPQAELWAGAHPGAPSTVDGVPLGELIARDPAGMLGEPVVRAFGPVLPYLLKVLAVERPLSLQVHPTMAQARAGYAREQAAGPPVGDAARTYRDPFHKPEMVCALTGFHGLCGFRAPGDAAAVLEALGVAPGPDGERSDAAAQVRDWIAALRAVFQQMLDPGNPAVLAARAAIERALIDGPMAAGFDVYADLARACPGDPGVTAALLLNHVRLAPGQAVFLGAGVPHAYLGGVTVEIMANSDNVLRCGLTGKHVDVPELMRVVTFEPSPPHFVPAEPASPAASGRQIYRPPVEEFGLVHHALTGQEPHRLPGGVPQIVLCVEGEVAIEAARAVRLGAGQAAFVPASLTGARLTGRGTVYRAVPGLSLSPSPASPAPPASAPEGWRA is encoded by the coding sequence GTGACAGCACCCCCGCCACCGCTGGTCACGATCGGTGCCGGGCCTGCCTCTCGCGGTGGGGCCCTGCCGCTGGTCACGGCGATCCGGCCGTACGCGTGGGGTTCCCCGGCCGCCTTCCCCGAGCTGTTCGGCACCCCGGCGACGGGTGAGCCGCAGGCCGAGCTCTGGGCCGGCGCCCATCCCGGCGCCCCCTCGACCGTGGACGGGGTCCCGCTCGGCGAGCTGATCGCGCGCGACCCGGCCGGGATGCTCGGCGAGCCCGTGGTGCGGGCGTTCGGCCCGGTGCTGCCGTACCTGCTGAAGGTCCTCGCCGTCGAACGGCCGCTGTCCCTGCAGGTGCATCCGACGATGGCCCAGGCCCGGGCGGGATACGCCCGCGAGCAGGCCGCCGGCCCACCGGTCGGTGACGCCGCGCGCACGTACCGGGACCCGTTCCACAAGCCCGAGATGGTGTGCGCGCTCACCGGCTTCCACGGCCTGTGCGGGTTCCGCGCTCCCGGCGACGCCGCGGCCGTGCTGGAGGCGTTGGGCGTCGCACCCGGCCCTGACGGCGAGCGCTCGGACGCGGCGGCGCAGGTCCGCGACTGGATCGCCGCCCTGCGCGCGGTGTTCCAGCAGATGCTCGACCCCGGGAACCCGGCCGTCCTTGCCGCCCGCGCCGCCATCGAGCGAGCCCTCATCGACGGCCCCATGGCTGCCGGCTTCGACGTCTACGCGGACCTGGCCCGCGCCTGCCCCGGCGACCCCGGCGTCACGGCGGCGCTCCTGCTCAATCACGTACGGCTCGCGCCGGGCCAGGCGGTCTTCCTCGGCGCCGGTGTGCCGCACGCCTACCTGGGCGGCGTCACCGTGGAGATCATGGCCAACTCCGACAACGTGCTGCGCTGCGGGCTGACCGGCAAGCACGTGGACGTGCCGGAACTGATGCGCGTCGTCACCTTCGAGCCCTCGCCACCCCACTTCGTCCCCGCGGAACCGGCGTCACCTGCGGCATCGGGGCGTCAGATTTATCGGCCGCCCGTGGAGGAGTTCGGCCTGGTCCACCACGCGCTCACCGGCCAGGAGCCGCACCGGCTGCCCGGCGGCGTCCCGCAGATCGTGCTGTGCGTCGAGGGCGAGGTGGCGATCGAGGCCGCACGAGCGGTGCGGCTCGGCGCGGGACAGGCGGCGTTCGTGCCCGCGAGCCTGACCGGTGCGCGGCTCACCGGCCGGGGAACCGTGTACCGAGCCGTGCCAGGCCTGTCACTGTCCCCGTCGCCGGCTTCACCCGCTCCCCCGGCGTCAGCTCCGGAAGGGTGGCGGGCATGA
- a CDS encoding ROK family protein produces MTVLALDIGGTKFAAAHVTAGGTLVRREERPIGPVPATTLSDLVADFRTPGLRAVGIGSAGPLDVRAGTVSPINIPAWRGFPLADTVRRLVPGADVALAGDGQCMALGEWWRGGHGADSLLGIVVSTGVGGGLILDGRPVLGGTGNAGHVGHVIVDRDGEPCSCGTNGCLETIASGPSMVRWALSNGWTDVGGSARTDIEGGARTDIEGGARTDVGGGARTDVGGGRPDGVTARELADDARRGARVPLAAFERAADALATVVLNTAAVADLHHVVIGGGVAAAGPLLLDPLRERLAKRAGMDFVRHVQVALTSLERDAGLYGAAALALLTTGTALHPAMPGSAG; encoded by the coding sequence ATGACGGTCCTCGCGCTCGACATCGGTGGTACGAAGTTCGCCGCCGCCCACGTCACCGCCGGCGGCACGCTGGTGCGGCGTGAAGAGCGGCCCATCGGCCCCGTCCCGGCCACCACGCTGAGCGACCTCGTCGCCGATTTCCGCACTCCCGGGCTGCGCGCGGTCGGGATCGGGTCGGCCGGCCCGCTGGACGTCCGCGCCGGGACGGTCTCCCCGATCAACATCCCGGCGTGGCGGGGCTTTCCGCTGGCGGACACCGTACGGCGGCTCGTGCCCGGCGCGGACGTGGCGCTGGCCGGCGACGGGCAGTGCATGGCGCTGGGTGAGTGGTGGCGCGGCGGCCATGGTGCGGACTCGCTCCTGGGCATCGTCGTCTCGACCGGTGTGGGCGGCGGCCTCATCCTGGACGGGCGTCCCGTCCTCGGCGGGACGGGCAACGCCGGCCACGTGGGCCACGTGATCGTGGACCGCGATGGCGAGCCGTGCTCATGCGGCACGAACGGCTGCCTGGAGACCATCGCCAGCGGTCCCAGCATGGTGCGCTGGGCCCTGTCCAACGGCTGGACGGACGTCGGAGGCAGCGCGCGAACGGACATCGAGGGCGGCGCGCGAACGGACATCGAGGGCGGCGCGCGAACGGACGTCGGGGGCGGCGCGCGGACGGACGTCGGGGGCGGGCGGCCGGACGGCGTCACGGCCAGGGAGCTGGCCGACGACGCCCGGCGGGGAGCCCGGGTTCCGCTGGCGGCGTTCGAGCGGGCGGCCGACGCGCTCGCCACCGTCGTCCTCAACACCGCCGCCGTCGCCGACCTTCACCACGTCGTCATCGGCGGCGGCGTCGCGGCGGCCGGCCCGCTGCTCCTCGACCCTCTGCGCGAACGGCTCGCCAAGCGCGCGGGCATGGACTTCGTCCGCCACGTCCAGGTCGCGCTGACCAGCCTGGAACGGGACGCCGGCCTGTACGGCGCCGCCGCCCTGGCACTCCTGACCACCGGAACGGCCCTGCACCCCGCGATGCCCGGAAGCGCCGGCTGA
- a CDS encoding DUF4184 family protein, with protein sequence MPFTLSHVVAILPVRRWLPPSALAVGAVVPDAPYYLPLPVSSASTHSWWGALLFGLPVGVLLLVVFHLGVRAPLTALAPAGLRSRLPEAVRPAPVAVVAALLAGMVTHLLWDAFTQVGGFAVMHWQALRQPVIGAHRVFNVLMYVSSAGGLVVLGGWLARWWRRAPVHRERRPGLAGRARGAVLAAVVLAMAVGAVAGAASDRAAVSDYDLVRSMILGGADGVASALACYVLAWHGWTVFSRRRPRARR encoded by the coding sequence GTGCCCTTCACACTGAGCCATGTGGTGGCGATCCTGCCGGTACGGCGGTGGCTGCCACCGTCGGCGCTGGCCGTCGGCGCCGTGGTGCCCGATGCGCCGTACTATCTGCCGCTGCCGGTTTCGTCGGCGAGCACGCATTCATGGTGGGGGGCGCTGCTGTTCGGCCTGCCGGTGGGGGTGCTGCTGCTGGTGGTCTTCCACCTGGGTGTGCGGGCGCCGCTGACCGCGCTGGCTCCTGCCGGGCTGCGGTCGCGGCTGCCCGAGGCGGTGAGGCCGGCGCCGGTGGCCGTGGTGGCCGCGTTGCTCGCCGGGATGGTCACGCATCTGTTGTGGGATGCCTTCACGCAGGTCGGAGGGTTCGCGGTGATGCACTGGCAGGCGTTGCGGCAGCCGGTCATCGGCGCTCACCGGGTGTTCAACGTGCTGATGTACGTCAGCTCAGCGGGGGGCCTGGTCGTCCTGGGTGGTTGGCTTGCCCGGTGGTGGCGGCGGGCGCCGGTCCACCGCGAGCGGCGACCGGGGCTGGCGGGCCGGGCGCGCGGCGCGGTGCTGGCCGCGGTCGTGCTCGCCATGGCCGTCGGCGCCGTCGCCGGGGCGGCCTCGGACCGTGCCGCGGTGAGTGACTACGACCTGGTGCGGAGCATGATCTTAGGGGGTGCCGACGGAGTGGCGTCGGCCCTCGCCTGCTACGTGCTCGCCTGGCACGGCTGGACGGTGTTCAGCCGTCGGCGGCCTCGCGCGAGGCGGTGA
- a CDS encoding alpha/beta hydrolase, with amino-acid sequence MWLHGEDDGLVPLSGSRGGIEAVRGSDLTERFYPGGRHEVFKETNKDEVLDDVTSFLDRALTARNP; translated from the coding sequence TTGTGGCTGCACGGAGAGGACGACGGGCTCGTGCCGCTCAGCGGCAGCCGGGGCGGGATCGAGGCCGTGCGGGGGAGTGACCTGACCGAGCGGTTCTACCCAGGCGGCAGGCACGAGGTGTTCAAGGAGACCAACAAGGACGAGGTCCTGGACGACGTCACCTCCTTCCTCGACCGCGCCCTGACCGCACGCAATCCGTAG
- a CDS encoding GNAT family N-acetyltransferase, whose product MITPRYPLTTSRLVLRPFTADDLDAVHAYESRPDVARYLYWAARDRDATRDALAQRVTRTALHDDGDAIDLAVTLRHTGRLIGSCLLIWTSKAHRQGEIGYILHPDHHGHGYATEAASAMLHLGFTQLGLHRITGRLDARNTASARVLEKLHMRREATLIDNEHVKGEWCTEAIYAILESEWTP is encoded by the coding sequence GTGATCACACCTCGCTACCCCCTCACCACCTCCCGCCTGGTTCTACGCCCGTTCACCGCCGACGACCTCGACGCCGTGCACGCCTACGAATCCCGGCCCGACGTCGCCCGCTACCTCTACTGGGCGGCCCGCGACCGCGACGCCACCCGCGACGCCCTCGCCCAGCGAGTCACGCGCACCGCCCTGCACGACGACGGCGACGCCATCGACCTGGCCGTCACCCTCCGCCACACCGGCCGGCTCATTGGCAGCTGCCTGCTCATCTGGACCAGCAAAGCCCATCGCCAGGGCGAAATCGGCTACATCCTGCATCCCGACCACCATGGTCACGGCTACGCCACCGAAGCCGCCTCCGCCATGCTCCACCTCGGCTTCACCCAGCTTGGCCTCCACCGCATCACCGGCCGCCTCGACGCCCGCAACACCGCCTCGGCCCGCGTTCTGGAAAAGCTTCACATGCGCCGTGAAGCCACCCTCATCGACAACGAACACGTCAAGGGCGAATGGTGCACCGAAGCCATCTACGCCATCCTCGAATCCGAGTGGACCCCATGA